The following is a genomic window from Mycolicibacterium sp. TY81.
CTGGTCGACTACGCCGAGGACATCGACCCGGTCTGGCTCGAGGGTGTCACGACCGTCGGCGTCACCTCAGGCGCGTCGGTACCGGAAATCCTGGTGCGCGGCGTGCTCGAGCGCCTCGCGGAGTTCGGCTACGACACCGTCCAGCCGGTCACCACTGCCAACGAGACGCTGGTGTTCGCGCTGCCGCGCGAGATTCGTCCGGCCCGGCACTAGTTCTTAGAGCGCAGACGCGGTCGGTCAGTCCCAGTTGTGGGGCTGACGCGGCCGGCGTTCGCGCGGCTCTGCTGCCGCATCGTCGTCGGCACCGCGGTACCGCACCCGGGAGACCGGGTGATGGGCGCCGCTGGGCGGCGCGCTGCGGGACGGACGGGCCGGGGACTGGTAGCGGTCGCCGGGCTCGTACGGATCGTCGGCGTAGCGACGCCGCCGCGGCTCGGCCGCGGCCGGACGCTGCGGTCGTTCGTAGCGGTCCCGCTCGCGCGGCTCCCGGTAGTCGTAGCGCTCCTGCGGGGCGCGGCGCGGCTCGCCGGCCGGACGGGGACGGCGCCGCGGCTCGTCGGGCACCGCGTACGAGTCGGTGGCGGCCGGGCGGGGACGTGCGGGCCGCGGCCGGCGCATCTGGCCGGGCACCGGTTCGATCAGCTCGGTGTCGCCGGCCTGTGCCCGGGCGCGGGACGGACGCGGTGCGCGCTGCGGGTCGGCAGCGCTGCGGCGCGGCGACTCCGCCGCCGAACGACGCGACGAGGTGGCACGCGTGCGGGAGCTGCGCGGCGTCTGGCCTGTCGTCAGCTTGGTGAGCTTGGCCGACAGCGTCGCGGCGAGACCGGCGGGTGCGACGTCTTCGCCGTCGGCCTGACGGCGGCTGCGGCGCGGCTTGGGCTCGGCGACCGCCTCCTCCGCATCGTCTTCCTCGTAGGTCAGGAACTGCGGCAGGACGAACCAGCGGATCAAACCGAGGATCAGAACCGTCGCCGCGGTGAAGAACATCGTCGGGAAACGCTCGATCAGCGGATAACCGCAATTGATCAACAGGTCCTTGATGCCGGCGATCTTGTC
Proteins encoded in this region:
- a CDS encoding DUF6542 domain-containing protein; this encodes MSAEHHGPEAALDRRSALPSIPGIPWWGAIVLAVTATAIGFAYDAGTGDKELSAFFTFCYVAGCVLAVLGVRRSGIFTAVIQPPLILFVAVPGAYFMFHSDKIAGIKDLLINCGYPLIERFPTMFFTAATVLILGLIRWFVLPQFLTYEEDDAEEAVAEPKPRRSRRQADGEDVAPAGLAATLSAKLTKLTTGQTPRSSRTRATSSRRSAAESPRRSAADPQRAPRPSRARAQAGDTELIEPVPGQMRRPRPARPRPAATDSYAVPDEPRRRPRPAGEPRRAPQERYDYREPRERDRYERPQRPAAAEPRRRRYADDPYEPGDRYQSPARPSRSAPPSGAHHPVSRVRYRGADDDAAAEPRERRPRQPHNWD